The genomic window TTGGGCATTCGGGCGCTGGCAAATCAACAATCGTAAATTTGTTGTTGCGTAACCATGACTTAGGCCACGGCAATATTAAAATTGATAATCAAAATATCCAGTCTGTCACGCTAGAGAGTTTATGGCAGAACATAGGGTTAGTTTCTCAAGACCCGATTTTATTTCACCGAACCTTGCGCGAAAATATTCGGTACGGCAAGCCAAAAGCCACTGATGGAGAAGTGGAGCGCGCGGCGAAGTTGGCACATAGCCACGAATTTATCATGGAGATGCCCGAAGGGTATGACACATACGTCGGCGAGCGCGGCGTGAAATTATCTGGCGGTGAACGCCAACGCATTGCGATTGCCCGCGCGATATTAAAAAACGCGCCGATTTTGGTATTGGATGAAGCAACGTCAAGTTTGGATTCGGAATCCGAACATTTAATTCAGGAGGCGTTGCAGGTTTTGATGAAAAACAAGACCGTGATTGTCATCGCTCACCGTTTATCAACAATTATGAAAATGGATAGAATCGTTGTGCTTCAAGAAGGGCAAATAATTGAACAGGGGAGCCACCAGCAATTAATTCGTAAGAAAAAAGGCGTATACAAAGCGCTTTGGGAACGCCAAGTCGGCGGGTTTATAGAATAATGCTCCGATTGTCATCCTGAGGAGCCCGCCAGAGGTGGGCGACGTAAGGATCTCAGGCCTGTCTATTGCCAGAAGAGATTGCCACGTCGTTCGTTTCACTCGCTCCTCGCAATGACCAAGTTTTACTTTAATACATCTAAAAGACGAGAATGAATCCGCGTGCCGTTGCTGGCTATAAATTGCGGGTTAAGGTCATCTAAATCTTCCTGTCCGTCAAAAGTTGTGATTTTAGCGCCGGCTTCGCGGGCAATTAATTTTCCGGCGGCAAAATCATAAATTTCATTGCCGTAGTTTATGATGCCGTCAATTTTTCCAGCCGCGAGCATACCGTAATCTAGCGCCGGCGACCAGTTACTTAAAATACGTTTAACATCCTGAGCATAAAGAATTGTATGAATTTTTTGGATGGTCGTTTCAGGGGTATCGTAATAAGCTTGCGTCGCAATTGTGGCCCGGGGGATTTCAACGGTATTGCTGACAGTAATTTTTGAATTGTTCAAAAATGCACCTTGGCCTTTCACCGCGTAATATGTGTTATTTAAAATAGGCTGGTGCGTGACAGCGTAATGGGCTGCTTTATTTTTAAGCAATACAATATTGACTGAGAAATGCGGTAGCCCGATGACAAAATTATTGGTGCCGTCAAGCGGGTCAATATAGAAAGTCCATTCAGAGTTATTGTCATGCAAGCCGTTTTCCTCACCGTGGATATTGTAATTAGGAAAATGCTTTTTTAAAACTTTGGTAACTGCTTCTTCTGATTCCAAATCAGCTTTAGTTTGAAAATCAGCCGCCATAGATTTTTCTTTCAACTCCAACTCTTGGCCAAAGTATTTTTTCAACACTTTGCCTCCAGCCCCCGCCGCTTGAATGATATATTTGATTGTGGTACTCTTATCCATTACTATTATTGGAGTTTTTGACGGGGTGTAGCGCAGTTGGCTAGCGCGCGTCGTTCGGGACGACGAGGTCGCAGGTTCAAGTCCTGTCACCCCGACATACTAATTTAAAAGCAAGATGCGTTTGCCCCATACCAAGCTATGCTTTGGTGTGGGCCACACCCCGCAAAGGTTATTATAGTATAAGAATAATCTAAAAAAGGGAAGCCGCCGGCGCACGGAGTGCCGGCGGACTGGTGAACTCATTGCCACTTGGCGTTTAAGGCGCTAAGGGCAGCCACCCCAATGACGCAGCACATTAGTGCTGCGGCCCCAAGCCAAAAACGTTGCCAGTTGGTATGCATCCCAAATGAGCTAGTCATGATGGACGCAGAAACTAACATGGCTAAAAGCAGAGCGAGCGCCAAGCACCTTATCACCCTCCCTTTGGTTTTGGTACTCATAGCCACCCCCTAGGTTGGTTTATTTATTTTCCAGTGATTAAGTGTTTTTGTCAATAAATCAGAACGCCGCGCAGCTTGTAGCCGGCGGCGTAGACCTACCTTTCTATGCTCTCGACTTCTTGCCGAGTTTTATCGGCTACTTGAGCGCAGCCGATGAAGCATGCAGCAATAACTAGAAAAATTGCCCATCCTCCATGCCCCGTGGCTTTGATGACCACGCAGCTTATCCAACCTAGTAATGTCAGTCCTAGGCAGGACATAAAACCTGTGATCCACAGACGGATCACTTTCCAGTGTTTGGCATCCATCTGTGGCCTCCCTTTGTAGTTTCAGGTTTATACTTTTAAATTGTTTTTGTCAATAAAAAGGGAAAGGGCCGTGTCGATCGCAATGAAAGACACGGCCCTGGAATCAACCGAAGGACAGTGGCTGGCGGGCACGACATACTTGGCCGCCATCCTACGGTTGACCCTGGCTACTTGAGCCAGGTTTTGGCAAACTGCTTGTCTCGCGCGCGCGTTAGCTTGCGCAAGATCCAAATGAGGACTCCCACCACAAGGGCAGGAACAAGCAGCTTGTTGTACGTCTCGTACTGCGCCGTGATGGCACAGAAGGAGCAAGCCGCCCCTACAAGAAGCACAACGATGAACGCCACGCTGAGAAACGGCGGGTACAACTTAGCTGCCAGCTCCTCTCGGCGGACGTCCTTAATGGTTCGCATTTGGGCTTTTCGTGATGGGATCACGATCTTTCCTCCTGCGGGCACCAATAAATAAATCATACCATATTTTTGAGAAAATGTCAATCCCGTTAGAAGTAAATGTGAAATTTGCATTTTAATTAGCTTTTTCGACTAAAACTTTTAACGGGATCAATAGTTTGATAAGAAACTTAAATAGGCGTAAACTGTAGAGGTTATGCTCGATTTATTTGACCACAAATTAGTTCAAAAAAGGGGTGATTTTGCGCCTTTGGCAGACAAGATGAGGCCTACAACCTTTGACGATTTTGTGGGCCAAAAAAAGGTGGTTGGCCCAGGCACCATGCTTCGCAATGCCATTGAAAAAGACCAAATTCCTTCAATTATATTTTGGGGGCCGCCAGGGGCTGGCAAAACAACT from Candidatus Buchananbacteria bacterium CG10_big_fil_rev_8_21_14_0_10_42_9 includes these protein-coding regions:
- a CDS encoding inositol monophosphatase, which gives rise to MDKSTTIKYIIQAAGAGGKVLKKYFGQELELKEKSMAADFQTKADLESEEAVTKVLKKHFPNYNIHGEENGLHDNNSEWTFYIDPLDGTNNFVIGLPHFSVNIVLLKNKAAHYAVTHQPILNNTYYAVKGQGAFLNNSKITVSNTVEIPRATIATQAYYDTPETTIQKIHTILYAQDVKRILSNWSPALDYGMLAAGKIDGIINYGNEIYDFAAGKLIAREAGAKITTFDGQEDLDDLNPQFIASNGTRIHSRLLDVLK